In the Ctenopharyngodon idella isolate HZGC_01 chromosome 21, HZGC01, whole genome shotgun sequence genome, GTATTGGCACCGAGACGCTGCGTTTGACCTATAATTTATTCAGACCTACTTAAGCTTTAATGGTCTGTGTTATTTCGACTTGGCCTTATGACAGATATTGACCACATCTTATTAACAGGCGAATTGGAAGAGACCTCAGCAACACTTTTGCCAAGTTGGAGAAGCTCACAATTCGTAAGTATCTTGTATCCCTCGCCATCTCACACATGTACCACTGTGGACCGTGTTTGATGTGTAACTCAATCTGTTTACACCTGCAGTTGCCAAAAGAAAGTCCCTTTTTGATGACAAAGCAACTGAAATTGATGAACTCACTTACATTGTGAAACAGGTTAGGGTGATTCTTACTTCCCTTTCGCCAAGAACACATTATTCTGTCTGTCCATTTTATACTGTAACTGTCTGTGTTTATTCAGGACATCAACAGTCTGAATAAGCAGATAGCTGGCCTGCAGGAACTCGTTCGATCACGGAGTGGACAGAATGGCAGACATCTTCAGACACATTCCAACACCATTGTAGTCTCATTACAGGTATTAACCTCTGGCCTTAGTGGTCAATCACAAAATAAAGATGACTAGTGGACTTTCGCCTGGAATGAaacactgttttctgtttgtagTCCAAACTGGCATCAATGTCAAGTGACTTCAAGTCAGTACTGGAGGTCAGAACAGAGGTAATTGATTTACTTGTTTGGTGTGGGATGCTGCATGCTAAATTGTGGATCATTTTTATGATATTTGGGctattttttctctctgtttagAATTTGAAGCAGCAGAGAAGTAGACAAGAGCAGTTTTCACAGACTCCTGCCTCCTCATCCGCTTTCCATGCCAACGAATTCAGTAAGAGAATCTCCACTCATGAAAAAGCAAAGACAATGTCTGCCTTGACACATTCATGTAGTTATTTTTCCCTCTTGCTTCTCTTTTAACAGACAATTCAGTTCTTATGCAGGACGACTCCAAGAAGACAGATATATCTATAGATATGGACCTCAACTCCAGTCAACAGATGCAGTTAATCAATGAACGGGTATTGTTTGTTTATCGGGTTTGATGTAATGGTATAGCTGCAGGTAAACTTATTCACATTGTTGACATGTGTCTGTTTAGGATTCATACATTCAGAACCGTGCAGACACTATGCAGAATATAGAGTCCACCATTGTGGAGCTTGGCTCCATATTTCAGCAGCTGGCTCACATGGTGAAAGAACAGGAGGAGACCGTACAGAGGTGAGGAAAAAACTGTGTGTCTTTTTATGTATGAAAGGATCTTAATTGATAGATTCTTCATCATTACGAGGTCCATTAAGATggattttctgacattttctgcTCCATATTTTCACCTATACcagtgttattattgttaacgaAAACTTACAAATAGTTTTAGGTAATTGaagtaaagttaaaataaacttaaaatgaaataaacataaattgaagctaaattgaaataaaaactaaaactaataaaaatgacaaaaacactaacaaaattactgaaattaaaatgaaaatgaaaacggaaaatataaaaataaaagcaaattttaaatattaataaatactataatagtaaaaataataataataaaataacactgacctATATCCAGAAATGTAGGTCAGATTCAAGCACAAGCTTTTTTCTATTCCACAGTTTCAGTGTCTAATCAATAAGCAAGTTTGTTTTTCCCATTTTCTTCCATTTGTGGTCAGGTCATCATGGTCTGTGACCATAATGAAAAGCTCTCTGCCATTGTAATCAGGTTTTTTTTACTGCCACAGTAACAGTTAGCCCACAgttccagtaaaaaaaaaaaattctcaattgATGTAATGGTTCAGGTTGCTTTAAATATGCCAACATCTTGACTCCAGTTATAAATCTTCtgacatacactaccatttaaaagtttagggGCAGTactttttttggggggaaagAATTTAAcacctttattcagcaaggatacattaaagcagaggtcttcaaccctgctcctggagacccACTCATTGcttctgaaatcgcatactgtctgagagtaggtactacatttgaatttacttcatgaccgttaaaaaagtatgttctatatagaaaGAATATGggtattatgaataaaattcagacatactacatccgccatgatGTTACTGTCACGTAACCTActagcgtcagttgcgtcgcttcactgccattcgtAAAatctctcccatggcctcatgggatagtcaagtgtccatcgaatgcgcaCTTCAGTATCTTggcggaagtagtaggtcatccaggaacttttcgcctactgtttttcgaataccaTGTATTCGGACGTAAAATGgaaggaaggcatcaaggcatgttCGAAtacaatgttagcttcacttcctgtctcctgagacccattttttaaggcagcatagatgtatcctttgctGCCTTTGACATCCCTCATTCCTGAGCGTTCCATTTTGTGACTGTTGAGCTT is a window encoding:
- the stx5al gene encoding syntaxin 5A, like; this translates as MNTRRRHGPRSSQDGVYTGPSLTQSQLVQQLETPLAVPAPIAPIVDTFSMSCRDRTSEFQSVCKSLQGRQNGAQPVRAVNSAVRQRSEFTLFAKRIGRDLSNTFAKLEKLTILAKRKSLFDDKATEIDELTYIVKQDINSLNKQIAGLQELVRSRSGQNGRHLQTHSNTIVVSLQSKLASMSSDFKSVLEVRTENLKQQRSRQEQFSQTPASSSAFHANEFNNSVLMQDDSKKTDISIDMDLNSSQQMQLINERDSYIQNRADTMQNIESTIVELGSIFQQLAHMVKEQEETVQRIDANVEDTQLNVDLAHTEILKYFQSVSNNRWLLIKIFLILIIFFIVFVVFMT